The Drosophila mauritiana strain mau12 chromosome 2R, ASM438214v1, whole genome shotgun sequence genome has a segment encoding these proteins:
- the LOC117137028 gene encoding probable palmitoyltransferase ZDHHC24, protein MILRSWDRVKPRSISDFACFLLVAVFVPVTYIFHVTIVMPELFAIGGIWYTLLWLASLFIIFNITSNMLACMLVDTSIRKELLKPPLDEAQLARWHSCQDCQTLVPPRSWHCEVCNVCVLKRDHHCRFTCCCIGHHNYRYFFYYLVYMIIGSLAAAIMESIYLWHLHLDIYWRWSTLFTMFAPVVSLMLSPSWESFYLVIYDLTLLGFAISSLLLVFHWSIFKSGSVTRERGTRKYDRGLRGNLEMVLGKRMHLTWLSPFLRSDLPHDGVNWEPIAAFAPKEE, encoded by the exons ATGATTTTGCGCTCGTGGGATCGGGTTAAACCTCGTTCCATTTCGGATTTCGCGTGTTTCCTCCTGGTGGCTGTCTTTGTGCCCGTGACATACATCTTCCATGTGACCATTGTTATGCCTGAACTGTTTGCCATCGGAGGGATTTGGTACACGTTATTATGGTTGGCCAGCCTGTTCATCATCTTCAACATCACATCAAACATGCTGGCCTGCATGCTTGTGGACACTAGTATCCGCA AGGAGCTTCTGAAGCCACCGTTGGATGAGGCGCAGCTGGCACGGTGGCACTCTTGCCAGGATTGCCAGACGCTGGTGCCACCTAGATCCTGGCACTGCGAAGTGTGCAACGTGTGCGTGCTGAAGCGGGACCACCACTGTCGGTTTACTTGCTGCTGCATCGGGCACCACAACTACAGGTACTTTTTCTACTACCTGGTGTACATGATCATCGGATCCTTGGCGGCCGCTATCATGGAGAGCATCTATCTGTGGCATCTCCATCTGGACATCTACTGGCGTTGGTCCACGCTGTTCACCATGTTTGCTCCCGTGGTTAGCCTAATGCTATCTCCAAGCTGGGAGTCCTTCTACTTGGTCATATATGATCTCACCCTTCTGGGCTTCGCCATATCATCCCTGCTCCTTGTCTTCCACTGGTCGATATTCAAGAGCGGTTCGGTGACACGCGAGCGCGGCACAAGAAAGTACGATCGCGGCTTGCGGGGTAACCTGGAGATGGTTCTGGGCAAGAGAATGCATCTCACCTGGCTGTCGCCGTTTCTACGCAGCGATCTGCCACACGACGGTGTGAACTGGGAACCCATAGCCGCCTTTGCTCCAAAGGAGGAATAG
- the LOC117137027 gene encoding protein PTCD3 homolog, mitochondrial, which produces MYLSRQLRLLPRANIARSLSSSGAHYTTAAPAEDAPIEIPNRIERSPTDLLQALAGTVARDHTAPHYKYHDDPFLIPMSNAAKRSYAMSKESGRKAAKWIKEEHRELFMHQEAQPAIEKFAPSMVYTEDSVVDENSLAKLISQGELKDAVLVYNLLEQKGNPISPELKQSLLELVCFHNNEDPLPEEYIEERWFLQNNRRRERSGKTWKDGDLAEKLYSEIEPKTPQSYASLIRGMAKYLQCERAYALLQEAGEKQVQLDTNTFNSVIEIVSFLKDTAEQRWQLCTELLNEMSQQKLRPNLGTLNAVLQCISTFGNFKLARTAALQALPEFKQLGVNPSLGSYYYLLIIFCRERGPVSHVIVDILNDISGKEFQIQHPKDTYFFATAMDVCRNHLHDKSLAKKVDELLHTGKNYDLVGDSFKESVYYRNYLALLCQTESFDDFMLSYDLLVPNIYIPEPGIMEEILRAIEINGGVEYVPRIWSDMVVFDHTHRESLLLYVLRILVDNKPNPDSPAQAQLPEQAAKVALDMFERVEEAIRRLRKVSFTGQMLGDILTLLVRGGSYDKATEVFAHIDKNQHRIPGTPSLNALLEFVDASVQEKSPSQALFALQYAVENNFDSRTLAKRIHEGFTLNETHLSKLKSLVGESFLDK; this is translated from the exons ATGTACCTCTCGCGCCAATTGAGACTGCTGCCCAGGGCGAACATCGCGCGCAGCTTGAGTTCCAGCGGAGCACATTACACAACAGCGGCGCCGGCGGAAGATGCCCCCATTGAGATTCCCAATCGGATCGAGCGTTCGCCCACCGATCTGCTCCAGGCTCTGGCAGGCACGGTGGCCAGGGATCACACCGCACCCCACTACAAGTACCACGATGACCCGTTCCTGATACCCATGTCCAATGCGGCGAAGCGTTCTTATGCCATGTCAAAGGAATCGGGACGCAAGGCTGCCAAGTGGATCAAGGAGGAGCACCGCGAGCTGTTTATG CACCAAGAGGCGCAGCCAGCCATCGAGAAATTCGCACCCAGCATGGTCTATACCGAGGATTCAGTGGTGGACGAGAACTCTCTTGCCAAACTGATTTCCCAGGGTGAACTCAAAGACGCTGTTCTAGTCTACAACCTTCTGGAACAAAAGGGAAATCCAATCAGTCCCGAACTTAAGCAGAGTCTGCTGGAACTGGTGTGCTTCCACAACAACGAGGATCCACTGCCGGAGGAATACATTGAGGAGCGCTGGTTCCTGCAGAACAATCGACGACGCGAGCGTAGTGGCAAGACCTGGAAGGATGGCGATCTGGCAGAGAAATTGTACTCCGAAATAGAACCAAAGACGCCGCAATCATATGCCTCGCTTATCCGCGGAATGGCCAAGTACTTGCAGTGCGAGCGGGCATACGCATTGCTACAGGAGGCTGGCGAGAAGCAGGTGCAACTGGACACCAACACCTTTAATTCCGTTATCGAAATAGTGAGCTTCCTGAAGGACACAGCCGAGCAGCGTTGGCAGCTCTGCACGGAGCTTCTAAATGAAATGTCGCAGCAGAAGCTAAGACCCAACTTGGGAACTCTGAACGCAGTGCTTCAGTGCATTAGCACCTTTGGCAACTTTAAGCTGGCACGCACGGCTGCCCTCCAAGCTCTGCCGGAATTCAAACAATTGGGTGTGAATCCCAGCCTGGGTTCCTACTACTACCTGCTGATCATCTTCTGCCGAGAGAGAGGACCAGTGTCCCATGTTATTGTGGATATCCTCAACGATATTTCTGGCAAGGAGTTCCAGATTCAGCATCCCAAAGACACATACTTCTTTGCCACCGCCATGGATGTGTGTCGCAATCACTTACACGACAAATCGCTGGCGAAGAAGGTTGACGAACTGCTGCACACGGGCAAGAACTACGATTTGGTTGGCGACTCATTTAAGGAATCAGTATACTACCGCAATTACCTGGCACTGCTTTGTCAAACCGAGTCATTTGATGACTTCATGCTGAGCTACGACCTGCTGGTGCCCAACATCTACATACCGGAGCCCGGTATTATGGAGGAGATCCTCAGAGCCATTGAGATCAACGGAGGCGTTGAGTATGTGCCGCGCATTTGGTCTGACATGGTCGTGTTCGATCACACGCACCGAGAGAGCCTTCTACTCTACGTTCTTCGCATTTTGGTAGATAATAAGCCGAATCCAGATTCGCCAGCCCAAGCACAGTTACCGGAACAGGCCGCCAAGGTGGCGCTGGACATGTTCGAAAGGGTGGAGGAGGCTATCAGGCGACTCCGAAAGGTGTCCTTCACCGGCCAAATGCTGGGAGATATACTCACGCTTCTCGTTCGCGGTGGTAGCTACGATAAGGCGACCGAGGTCTTCGCCCACATTGATAAAAACCAGCACAGGATTCCCGGAACACCAAGCTTAAATGCCCTGCTAGAATTTGTGGACGCAAGTGTGCAGGAGAAGTCACCCAGCCAGGCGCTGTTTGCCCTGCAATATGCCGTTGAGAACAACTTCGATTCCAGGACGTTAGCCAAACGTATTCATGAAGGATTTACCCTAAATGAAACACACCTGTCCAAACTGAAATCGCTAGTAGGCGAAAGTTTTCTCGATAAGTAG
- the LOC117138028 gene encoding glutathione S-transferase E14 — translation MSEPKPILYYDERSPPVRSCLMLIKLLDIDVELRFVNLFKGEQFQKDFLALNPQHSVPTLVHGDLVLTDSHAILIHLAEKFDEGGSLWPQEHGERMKVLNLLLFECSFLFRRDSDFMSAIVRQGFAHVDVAHHERKLTEAYTIMERYLENSDFMAGPQLTLADLSIVTTLSTVNLMFPLSQFPRLRRWFTAMQQLDAYEANCSGLEKLRQTMESVGSFQFPSSSAVVTEKVE, via the exons ATGTCTGAGCCCAAGCCGATATTGTATTACGACGAGCGCAGTCCGCCCGTCCGCAGCTGTCTTATGCTAATCAAATTGCTCGATATAGATGTCGAGCTCAGGTTTGTGAATCTCTTCAAGGGCGAGCAATTCCAGAAAGATTTCTTAGCG tTAAATCCCCAACACAGTGTTCCCACTCTAGTCCACGGGGATCTGGTGCTGACGGACAGTCATGCTATACTCATTCACCTGGCGGAGAAGTTCGACGAGGGCGGCAGCTTGTGGCCCCAGGAGCACGGAGAACGGATGAAGGTTCTGAACCTCCTGCTCTTCGAGTGCTCCTTTTTGTTCCGACGTGACAGTGATTTTATG TCGGCGATTGTCCGCCAGGGATTCGCCCATGTCGATGTGGCACATCATGAACGCAAGCTGACCGAGGCGTATACTATCATGGAGCGCTACCTGGAAAATAGCGATTTTATGGCCGGGCCACAG CTGACGCTCGCCGACTTATCCATCGTGACCACATTGAGTACCGTCAATCTCATGTTTCCACTGTCGCAGTTCCCACGTCTGCGGCGCTGGTTCACCGCGATGCAGCAGCTGGATGCCTACGAGGCCAACTGCAGTGGCTTGGAGAAGCTCCGCCAAACGATGGAGAGCGTCGGTAGCTTTCAGTTCCCATCCTCATCCGCGGTAGTCACCGAGAAGGTGGAGTAG